The window TGTATAACATGAAATACTATGAGACACTAATATTAagaatgctgttgttgctggtgtTCAGTGGTATGGAtgttaaatattttgtatacatgtattagCATTGTTAAGTTGTTAACTAAAATAATAGCAATCTACATCACAAATTTTTGGTGTTTTGCAGTATGAGACTGAATAAAGGCATAATTATTACACAGGTTATTTCCTGGACAGTTTGGTAGGATTTCAGTTGTCTTCATGTTAAAATGTCcatgtctttgtttgcttttgtgggacataattgataaatatttCTTAGTAGACAAATGTTCTACAAAAATCTTTCTGGTGAAACAATTTCATAGGAAATTATGTTCAAGAGAAGTGATGACCATTTCTACTTGTATTTTGTACACCTCTCTTTTGACTTATTATGGATTCTAGAATGCCAGATGATAGTTACTCtatctacagtacaaaagatatcgtattaaatattttgcatGCAGTTATCCTGATCTGTCAATCAATTATGCAAATGAAGCCAGTTATTAGATTGGGCAACATAGGTACAGCACTGGTTATAAACTTTGTTTTTCCCTTGGGTTCATCTTACACAATATGATGCAGATCAAACTGTCTATCATGGGAAGAGATCTAAACTACTCTTGACCTGCTTaggatttttaattaacatatacaCGCAGCTGTGATTGTAgatttatgtgtatgtgtaagttgttgttgttcagaGGTTACTCACATACAGTGGAATTTTGATAAATGAATTGCAGGAGACACTAGAATTTTGTAATAAGTGAACGCATCCGGATTGTTGTTGCACATTCAGGACATCAAAACTAAATTCATCATATCAAGGATTAATTACATTGAGGTTTGCTATAGCAAACTCCACTGTATCCCTGTGCTGTTTATAGAAATATTATCTACCTATATGTTGGCAGTGGCTGTTGGTGCTTCCCATTTGGGTGTACAATATACACAAtagatgtatgtatatgcataTACATTCAACACATTATACAAGTGCGAAAGATACCTTTCTTTGAAAGTAGACCTATGTGGCTCAAGAATAGAGTTTATGAAGTATTCTGAAAACGCTGTTGACTGTAAGTGCTACAGGTTGTGATAACATAAAATTAAGTCCAGATATTGATCAATTTCTAAGCATGCCGTTCCCAAAGCATTGAAGGTTAACAGAATGACCTATACCGGCAACAGCATGTCAACTTGGTTATTGATAGGGACTTTAGAACTTCACGATGTCAAGTTTGCTGTAAACAATATGCAACAGGAGTTGTATTAAACCTGAAACGGTGCTTATGAGTCTTGGGCTGACTTCATGATTACATTcaatgaacagacaacattACATTAATATAGCTATTGTAACCCATAAAAGATCTGTCTACCATGCTTATAGAATTGTTCCTTCATGTCACGTATTCAAGCACACAGATCATCTAGTTGAGAGCTGCTAAGGTAAATGTATTGTTTCCCATATTTATAAATAGGAGTTTGGTATTGTTGCCCGCACCTGCACCAATACCTGAgcaaagctgctgcaggtACAAAGTATATGTCTGGCATTGTATATTTTGCGGCAAAGTTGTTGAAGTCAATGTGCAGGTTGTTTGTAACAAGCACAAAATCACCCACAGTTTTTAAATGAGGCTTGTTGACAAAGCATCTGTAATCCATCCACAGAGCAACACGTAAGTCAATACTAAGCCAGCACTCTCCTTCTTCTATTGGATGTTCTCTGAGCTGCAATGAAATAACAGTAAACATTTAATCATTGatttgactatatatatatatatatatatatatatatatatatatatatatatatatatatatatatatataatagtgctcagcagcaaagtgacaAAAGTCAGTTGTCATTCTTATCTTGTTGCTCACACTCACTTGAGCAAAAGTGTACATAAAAATGACAATTTCTTTTTGAAAGTGTGAAGACCACTTTCAGAAATTGTAGCAACAAGGTACAAATGACGAAATTGTTTGGCCTACCATATTTGTAATGTGTGAATATGTGAGTTGTTAGTGTGTTGTTGCACTGACACACATTCCAAATGATGTCtacaaaattataatataacttACTAtggtatcatcatcatcttctgcCTTCCATTCTTCAAAGGTTGCCCCTGTTTGACATAACTGCAATAGAGAAGTGTTAAACAGGTCACGTTCCACAGTTTCTTTATCGATTTCCTTGATTCTTGTGTCCCCACCTTTGAAGTCTGTAGCTTTCACTTGTTGATGTAACTGTATGCTGTCACTATCAAGAGCATGAGTACTGATGTCTTTATCCGACAGTGGAGCAACCTGTTTGAATCACACTAAGTGAAAACATGATCATATGACATCAATTAACAGAACTGATAATACTTGTAAATTTGTTCTTGTTGGTGTTACACTATAAGTACCATACATAATTGCAACACATCCATTGCAGCAACTTCATATAACTATATACTGACTAACCAGGTATGATTGTCACTGACATCATCATGTACAAGTAAAATGTCTGCACACAGATTGATGTTGTATGTTGCAAAAGACAATACATATTGCTAAATTAACTAACCATTCTTCTGCAACAGACTTCTTGGCGAATCTCTTTCTGTTGATTTGTCATCTATAATTTCTACATCACCTATCAAGACATCCAGGGAATCTATTTTACTATCTAAAAATTGTAGTGACACACTTTGCTTACtgttgttgtctgcttgtgttttaCTTGCAGTTGAAGTCAGTTTCCAAGAGCTGTACATTCAAGATTCAAAGCTCAAGGTTTAGTGTtcatgcaggtgtgtgtgtgtgtgtgcgcgcgtgcgtgtgtgtgtgtgtgtgcatgcgtgtgtgtgtgtgcacgtgtgtgtgtgcgtgcgtgtgtgtgtgtgcacgtgtgtgtgtgtgtgtgtgtgtgtgtgtgtgtgtgtgtgtgtgtgtgtgtgtgtgtgtgtgtgtgtggttataTAATTATGTAGGTTCTTAATTACTCCATTTGCACTAGCAACTTTCGAACTGGGCCAGTGTACTGATGGGCAGGGTTTCCTGTGTGAATTTGTCAGTTAGTGTAAAAAGAAGAAGACCAGTTTGCCACTGACATACGGAACCATCTAAGAATAACTGATAAAGCATCCTGGCTTGGTTTGAAAGTTGCTAATGTCAGTGGGGTATATGTCCACAACAATTATTTTGTACCAGTGTGAATTTTTCTTGAGACAAATTATGTTGCAAATCCATGATCGTGCTAATGACATGTGGCACTAATACGGAAAATGTAGTGAAGAAAATTAGGCTGTTTGTAGTGTGCGAAACACATGAACAACATACTTCTTTGAAGTTGTATGAGAGCCTCATCATTTGATAGAGTGCATGCTGTTGTAGAAAGTTaagcatacagacaacagGTGTATCTTCATGGCATTGGAGCTACTTACCATACATATGAAAACACCACAATCTGCTTTATTGGTTTGAATTGGGAAATCCTATGCATAACAGAAAATGTAAGTCTTCCTAAAGcaacaaatttatatatacTGACTCTTAGAGAGAATCCGGCTATGCAAGGCCACTTGCCCGATACACTGAACTTCCATTTTGCTGCTTCACATCGTAAGGACTCTCTGTCAAACAAGGGTTTGTGTCAATAATTAGCACAGGTTATCAAGTTCATTGCAACGCTATACCGAATGCATA of the Corticium candelabrum chromosome 7, ooCorCand1.1, whole genome shotgun sequence genome contains:
- the LOC134181716 gene encoding uncharacterized protein LOC134181716, with amino-acid sequence MYSSWKLTSTASKTQADNNSDVEIIDDKSTERDSPRSLLQKNDILLVHDDVSDNHTCVTPTRTNLQVAPLSDKDISTHALDSDSIQLHQQVKATDFKGGDTRIKEIDKETVERDLFNTSLLQLCQTGATFEEWKAEDDDDTILREHPIEEGECWLSIDLRVALWMDYRCFVNKPHLKTVGDFVLVTNNLHIDFNNFAAKYTMPDIYFVPAAALLRYWCRCGQQYQTPIYKYGKQYIYLSSSQLDDLCA